In Amia ocellicauda isolate fAmiCal2 chromosome 16, fAmiCal2.hap1, whole genome shotgun sequence, the following proteins share a genomic window:
- the b3galt1b gene encoding beta-1,3-galactosyltransferase 1 produces MPSKVSCLYVLTVVCWASALWYLSLSRPSSSYSGQGSIPLRQVVRNKNVTFNNIRTRPLNPHAFDFLINEPKKCETDAPFLVILISTTHKEFDARQAIRETWGDENNFNGIKIVTLFLLGKNTDAVLNQMVEQESQIFHDIVVEDFIDSYHNLTLKTLMGMRWVATFCSKAKYVMKTDSDIFVNMDNLVYKLLKPTTKPRRRYFTGYVINGGPIRDVRSKWYMPRDLYPDSKYPPFCSGTGYVFSADVAELIYKTSLHTRLLHLEDVYVGLCLRKLGIHPFQNSGFNHWKMAYSLCRYRRVITVHQISPEEMHRIWNDMSSKKHLRC; encoded by the coding sequence ATGCCTTCAAAGGTTTCTTGCTTATATGTTTTGACAGTCGTTTGCTGGGCAAGTGCTCTTTGGTACTTAAGTTTATCTCGCCCATCATCCTCCTATTCCGGCCAAGGGTCTATACCTCTGAGACAAGTTGTGAGGAACAAGAATGTAACGTTTAACAACATTCGAACTCGCCCCTTGAATCCACATGCCTTTGATTTCCTGATCAACGAGCCTAAAAAATGTGAAACAGATGCCCCTTTCCTGGTCATCCTCATCAGCACAACGCACAAGGAGTTCGATGCAAGGCAAGCCATTCGGGAGACTTGGGGGGATGAAAACAACTTCAACGGCATAAAAATTGTGACACTTTTCCTCCTTGGCAAGAACACAGATGCTGTTTTAAATCAAATGGTGGAGCAGGAAAGCCAAATTTTCCACGACATCGTAGTTGAAGACTTCATCGATTCTTACCACAATCTCACCTTGAAGACCTTAATGGGCATGAGGTGGGTGGCCACGTTCTGCTCAAAGGCAAAATATGTCATGAAAACAGACAGTGACATTTTTGTAAATATGGACAATCTTGTCTACAAACTCCTGAAGCCAACAACAAAGCCAAGGAGACGATACTTCACTGGATACGTCATTAACGGAGGTCCCATAAGGGATGTCCGCAGTAAGTGGTACATGCCCAGGGATTTATACCCCGACAGCAAGTACCCACCTTTCTGCTCTGGTACGGGCTATGTGTTTTCCGCAGACGTAGCAGAACTAATTTACAAAACATCGCTCCACACGAGGTTGCTGCATCTCGAGGATGTGTACGTTGGCCTGTGCTTGCGCAAACTGGGCATCCACCCTTTTCAGAACAGTGGCTTCAATCACTGGAAAATGGCTTATAGCCTTTGTAGATACCGAAGAGTTATCACAGTCCACCAGATATCTCCCGAAGAAATGCACAGGATTTGGAATGACATGTCAAGCAAGAAGCATCTCAGATGTTAG